In Euphorbia lathyris chromosome 2, ddEupLath1.1, whole genome shotgun sequence, the sequence TCAAAAAAGGTAAatgctagagagagaaaatgaggAGAGAGAAGGGGTGGGGTAAAAATGAAGCCCCACCACCTTTTATAAAGGGAGAGATGGCACAATGGTAAATAAGGTAAAAAGTTACGACgagacataaaggtaaaaagtaataAGTGTTTATCTTTTGTGCTGATTTCCAGTCTGTAGCCCGTTTCAGTCTGCAATTAATTTCCACcagtaaaaataaattattccgATTCAGCGAATATTACAGTCAAAATTAAGAGTTTACAGAACATTGACACCAGTCAAAAATTCAGACAATAGTCTACTGAAAAGTGACCTAGGGTCAAAATCTATAGACATCAGCCTACAGAgcagaaaaatataaaaatcaatCTACAAATATCAATCTACAGAGTGAAGGCATATGCCACTATTATCAACTCCAGTCAAATCCAGACGATCCTGTTAAAAAGAAGCGATTGCGGTCAATACCTCTAGGACGAGGTCTCAACTCCAAACTCTCGGGCGAgagataaagcccaaatatcatcCAAAGAAGCGACTGCAGTCAAAACCTCTAGGACGATGTCTCAAGTCCAAACACTCAGGCAAGTGATAAAGCTCAAATATCATCCAAAGAAGCGACTGTGGTCAAAACCTCTAGGACAAGGTCTCAAGTCCAAACTCTCTAGCGAGTGATAAAGCTcaaatatcatctacataagtGACTGCAGTCAAAACCCCTAGGATGGGGTCTCGAGTctaaactctcggacgagtgttAAAGTCCGCTCACCCGTCAGTGGTTAATCAATCTAAACCGCAAACTCGCGGTCTGGATTCGAAAGGTAAGACACGATAATCCAAATCAGACGGTATGATTGGGTTGTCCTCCTCCAACTCCTATTATGTCTTTTACTTTAACATATTTTACATCGTATGTGTTGCATTCACGAAAACGGCTTTCGAAAtgcacacacatcactgtcaaaatagcaaagtaggggcaactgtagacactggggtcggaggaccgatgaaaaAACAGTCCAATggaatccaaatcagtcgagATTGATAAATGgcgagtcaataaaaataaataaataaataaaataaactgtgAAATACGGGTCGATTAAAATCCCAAAATCTAATCGAGACGACGGTTGAATCGATTCCGCGAATACAATTTTAAATCTTCGTGCCAAGTTCAAagatttctttcctttttatagtagttttaattttaataaaaccgCAAGTCAGTAGAGGTTTATTAAATGTCGGGCGTGTCAGAAAATTATATTGCGAAAAAGTCGATAAAATCGGTTTGGAAAAAAgtcattttatcaataaaaaatagttttaCAAAATTAGTTTTGACAacaatatttttacaaaattgacTTGGTTAGAAAAACTAGTTTTATAAACCGGCTTTGATAATCATCATTTTAATTTAGACTAAATAGACAAAACAGATGAATTCTAACCTTAAAAAAATTCCTCTTCCAATAAACTTCTTCTCGTCAACTTTATTAGATTGGTACCCGTgtgaattaataatttaatatcgtGTCACATCTTAATTTAATGTTAATTTTGTTAGATATATGATTATGTATATCAATAGGATTATATATCTATCTCATTTCTAGTGCAACATATatacaaaactataatattttattagttaAAATGTAACGTGACATCAAATAATTAATTCACATGATGactttcaaaagaaaaaaaaaccttcCATTTCTAATAAATTTCTTtccaaataacattttttttccaaataagATTAGTCTATTATTCCATTAGCGTCAATCCAAACATACCATCAATGACTTCAATTATTCTCtagatttttttattaagtGAATGATTCGAAATTGATAGGTCGTTAATTGAAAATTGGTATTACATACTATTAACGTAAACACTTTTTGAATTTccttttgattattatttttaaacaatttaaagcTTTTTTCTTATTTGAAGATAAACAAATTTAAAGTTGTAAATGATAATCACCATTTTAATTTAGACTAAATAGACAAAACAGATGAATTCTAACCCAAATAATAataaggaaaaaagaaaaaatttcaTTATTAACAATCTAAAAAATGAGAATTGGTCTGATACAAAATCCCaaatactaaattttttttttcactaatCCTATTCTCATTTTGACTAAAACCTTGAGCAAGTTCAAACTCCTCTGATGAGGTGATGAACAATGCAGTTCTGATGAGGTGATGAACAATGCAGATTCTTGtgtatcttcttcttcattttcagtACTTCTAGCAGCGAgtattagatatggatatttctgctgtaatttaggaatataattgatttgtaattatcatgttcacacatatatcttgtgtatatatatcacattatcaatgaatggaaaggcaaggattCTACATTATCATGGTATCATGAGCCTAATTTCTTTCCTAAAAACTCTCTCCTAAAATTTCTCTCCCTAATCCCACCcaaatctcttctttctctcttcctcaTTCTGCCGTTCTTCATCCCTAAAAACTCTACTGCCACCATGCCAAAcaatgaacaaaacaatggtGCCGCCGCCGCACCAACTCATCCGGCCCTCTCCATTATCAACATTACCTCCTTTATTCGTGATCCTCTCGAATCCGGCAAAGGCCTCTATACCACTTGGGCTGAACTTTTTAAAACACATGCCCGTGCTTTTCAAGTTCTTGATCATATCCTTCCTGAAACCGACGATAAATCGGAAACCTCTTCTTCGGTTATGAAAGCAAAGAATCCAGGTTTATGGTCTCGTGTTGATGCCATCGTGTTGCAATGGTTATGGAACCATATCTTCAGACCTTCTCAACAGTATCATCGGACCAAATTTAACAGCCGCCGACGCTTGGAAACTCCTAGAACAACAATTCTCCGATAATAAAAATTCAAGAGCCCTTTATTTACAACAAGAACTGTCCAATGCTagacttgaaaattttgatgatatctcTGCCTACTGCCAACATTTGAAGTCCCTCTCGGACCAATTAAGCAACGTCGGGGCTGCCGTATCCAACGATCGTCTCGTTCTTCAATTAATTTCGGGGCTCACTGACGCCTACGAGACAATCGGAACACAAATTCGCCACAATGACATTCTGCCCAATTTCACAAAGGCAAGGTCCATGTTATTATTGGAAGAATCTGCCCGTAAAAAACGCACAGCCGCCACCGTCGGATCTGAAATTGCCGCCGTTACTATCGCCCAACAGTCCCCGTCGAATCAAGCTCCTCCATATTCAAATCACGTTCGGCCTTCTTTCCCTCAAAATTCTGGCGCTGCTCGCGGTGGCCGGGGTTATTATCGCCGTGGCAGAGGCGGACGGGGCAGAGGCGGACGATGGCAGCAAAATAGCGGTCCTCGCTGGTCAGGGGCTGTTTCTTTACAACAGCCATGGGGGTACGGGCCATGGACTGGACAGGCGCCCCAATGGGCCTATCCCCCATGTCCTTATCCTTCTTGGCCCAATTCTTCACATGGTGCAACTCATGGTGCAACTCGCGGGCCTGTTTTTAATAACAATTCTTCTGCAGTCCAGCCAGGCATATTGGGAGCCCATCCGCAGGCCCATCTGGCCCAGTATTACACTCCAACAAACATTGAGGCGGCTATGCACACCTTGACAATCACACCACCTGCAGAACCTTGGCATATGGACACCGGCGCCACTTCTCACATGAGCGGGGATGGAGGTAAACTCAcatcttatttaaataagagtCCTAACACGAGTATCGTAGTAGGTAATGGCACTTGTATTCCTGTTATCGGTCTTGGTAATGCATccttaaaaacaaacaacaaaacccTAGAATTGAACAATGTTTTACATGCCCCTAGATTAATCAAAAACCTTATATCTGTGCGGAAATTTGCTATTGATAATAATGTGTCCGTTGAATTTGATCCTGttggtttctctgtgaaggacTTGCGCACGGGGATCCCTATTATGAGATGTAATAGCACCGGTGATTTATATCCAGTCACATCCTCCTCTTCAGAGTCTTCTTATGCTTTAAATGCTTCTGTTTTATCTCCTTCAGTTTGGCACAATAGATTGGGCCATCCTGGTCCTCAAATTTTAGACAATCTTCgaactaataattttatttcttgtcctaaaaatgttgatttttctatttGCAATTCTTGTGTGCTTGGGAAACATATTAAATTGCCTTTTTATGCTTCTAAAAATATGTCATCAATGCCGTTTGATATTATTCATAGTGATATATGGACATCTCCTGTTCTAAGTTCTAGTGGCTATAGATATTATGTTCTTTTCCTAGAtgattattctaattttctgtggacttttcccttagcaaataaatctcaagttttttctgtgttcctcacattccgaaattacgtacgtactcaatttgaaaaagatatcaaaacttttcagtgtgataatggtggtgagtataacaatagtcattttcatgatttttttaacaataatggTATGCAATTCCGTTTTTCATGTCCACATACTTCCTCCCAAAACGGTAAATCTGAACGAACGATTCGAACAATCAATAATATAATTCGCACTCTTCTAACACATGCTTCTTGCTCTCATTCTTTCTGGCCTCATGCTCTTGCTCATGCGACCTATCTTTTAAATATTCTCCCTCACAAAAATCTTAGTCTTCTTTCACCGACTCAAATTCTCTACAATCGTACTCCTTCTTATACTCACTTATGCACTTTCGGTTGTCTTTGTTACCCACTTGTCCCTTCTTCCTCTAGAAATAAACTTCAACCTAGGTCCTCTCCATGTGTGTTTCTTGGATATCCATCCAATCATCGAGGCTATAAGTGTTACGACATCTCCGCGCGGAAAATAATTATATCTCGTCACGTTATTTTCCATTTTCCtcccatttcttctatttccaaCTCACCTACACAAACAACCCAACCCATTATTCCCTTCCCCACTAATGCGTCCACTCCTAACCAAAGCCCAGTTTCACCACGGCCCAACAGTCCCAACCCATCTTCCCAAAACAGCCCAGCACTTCCCCCTTCTCCTCTCGACAGTCCCTTTCCTTCTCCAATTCAACACGGCCCAAACACAAATTCCCCACAACAGCTCACCTCCCCACAACAGCCCACTTCCCCGCCTTCTCCCGATCCTATACacgccaacccaacccaaccgacTCACCCTATGACAACCCGAGCTAAACTTGGAATTTTCAAACCCCAAAGAAAGCTCAACTTACACACCACCACTATTTCTCCTATTCCTTCTAATCCCTCACTTGCTTTACAAGACCCTAATTGGAAACAAGCCATGACTGAAGAATATAAggctcttattgaaaataagacgtgggtcctcgtaccccgtccttctaatgctaatgttcttcgtagttggtggattctcaggcacaaatttaatgcagatggatcttttgaaagatacaaagcaagacttgttggAAATGGGGCGAATCAACTTGTTGGGGTAGACTGTGGTGATACTTTCAGTCCAGTTGTTAAGCCAGCAACAATTCGAGCTGTATTAAGTATTGCACTTTCTAAAGGTTGGCCACTACATCAGCtggatgtaaaaaatgcttttcTTCATGGGGATCTTCATGAGACTGTTTATATGCATCAACCACTGGGATTTCGGGATCCCAACTATCCAGATCATGTATGCCTTCTTCAAAAGTCTCTTTATGGTCTCAAACAGGCACCACGGGCGTGGTACCAACGGTTTGCCTCTTTCTTGTCTACCATGGGTTTTTCTCATAGTAAATCTGATCATTCACTGTTTGTCTTTCGTCGGGGAGCAGAGATGGCATATCTACtcttatatgtggatgacatcgtTCTAGCTACTTCTTCCACTGCTCTACAAGAGTCAATTATCAACAAATTGAGTTCCGAatttgctatgaaagatcttGGCCCATTGAGTTATTTTTTAGGGATATCTGTCACTCGGAGCGCCGactctctttttctgtctcaAAAGAAGTATGCTACTGAGATCATTTCTAAAGCCGGTCTTTCTTCAGCAAATTCCTGTACAACACCTGTTGACACTAAGCAAAAACTGAGTGCTTCATCTGGTTCTGCTTATCATGATCCATCTGAGTATCGAAGTTTAGCTGGTGCATTACAGTATTTGACTCTCACTCGCCCAGACATCAGTTATGCTGTTCAGCAAGTCTGTTTATTCATGCACGATCCCAAAACGTCTCATATGGCAGCTATCAAGCGGATTCTTCGATATGTTAAAGGAACCCTGGAGTTCGGACTTACATTCACAACCTCTTCACTAGATTCCTTGGTCTCCTATACAGATGCAGATTGGGGGGGATGTCCTGACACTCGACgttctacttcaggatattgtGTTTTCCTTGGTGACAATCTTCTGTCTTGGTCTGCTAAGCGGCAACCCACTTTATCTCGTTCTAGTGCTGAAGCAGAGTATCGTGGTGTTGCTAATGTCGTATCTGAAACTTGCTGGATTAgaaatcttcttcttgaacttcattgccCTATTAGTAAATCCACCTTGGTATATTGTGACAATGTGAGTGCAGTTTACCTCACTGGTAATCCTGTACAACACCAACGTACCAAGCATATTGAGATGGATATACATTTTGTTCGAGAAAAGGTTGCTAAAGGAGAGGTTAGGGTACTTCATGTTCCTTCTCGTcatcaaattgcagatattttcaccaaaggtctaccacaaattcttttcgacgacttccgctctagtctcaacgttcgaccacctcccgtttcgactacgggggtgtattagatatggatatttttgctgtaatttaggaatataattgatttgtaattatcatgttcacacatatatcttgtgtatatatatcacattatcaatgaatggaaaggcaaggattCTACATTATCAGCGAGTTCATGAAGAATTGAATTTGATGAGGTCATGAATAATGCAGATTCTGTATCATCTTCACTACTCCATTCCTCACTCCAATTAAAACTTGATCCGATCAAGCTGTTCATCCTTTCAGCTGGAGATTTTCGATTTGATAAATCTTGTTCAACTTCAAAATCCTGATTAGGACTTTGTAATCCATCCATGGAATCCCAGAAATCATGATCTAACAAGGAGTATGGAGAAGAATACATACTGATCTCTTTCTCATCAAGAAAAGGATGATCAAGCAACTCTTTGGTTGTCCATCTCTCTCTTGGATCTCTCGTTAAACACTTGCTCAAGAAATCCGTACCTTTCTCCGACAACCACATCGGAAATTCAGGCATCTCTTGGGAGAATCCAATTTTATATAGAGCAGAAATTGGATCATCAGTGTACTCTGACCATGGGATTTTTCCTGTGGCCATTTCTATAATGGTGCAACCTAATGCCCATACATCAGCTGGAGATCCTTGCTCCTCTCCTCGTGCAACCTCCGGAGACACAAACGCCGGTGTGCCGCAGAAAACTGGTACTTCCTCTACAAATCTAGTGCAGCCAAAATCAGTAATTTTTGCACCTTGTTTGGTTATAAGAATGTTCTGGCCCTTAATATCACAATGTGCTAATCCTTTAGTGTGTAAGTAATCTAAGCCTAGAATGATATTTCTTGTGTATAATCTAATCGTAGGCTCATCCATCCAGCCACCGTTTCTGGATATCTCATCGGAAAGTGTGCCGGCGGGAGCGTATTCCAGGCAAACATTGTAGATCAGGTCACCGTTCTCTTGAGTAATCTCATGGCCTACGTATTCGACTAGATAAGGAGAGCGGAACTTAGATAGGAAAAATTCCTCTTTCTGAAGCGAAAGAGAGTTGGAGAGCTGGGATGATTTGACGGCGAAGAGCTCGCCGGTAGACGTAAAGGTGGCTAGAGAGACTGTGGCGGTGGAGCCACGGCCGATTAGAGGTCCTCTTTTCCATTCCATGGCaaaggaagagaaagaagaaaaatactGGGATTTATTTGGGGGATTTAGTTGTGTTCTTTGTGGGAGGTTTGTGGTATTTATATTGCACACAAGTAGTTCCCATTTTGACCCTACAATGAATAAACATTCAACATTAATTGTAAATACAAATTTGAGGGTTTTTGTTCTATTTATCAACCCAATTAAAATCATTcttcgaataattaaatgttaaaattcCTTTGATTTATTAACCGTTTTAGTCAAAATGTTCCATATTTGTAAATTTGTAACCTTAaaaaatatctatttttttaaagaaaaaatatcttttattaaatgcttgaattttaaataaaacccttgcggttttactaattttcagataaatgactgtggtttactttttgtcaaaacgaggactgggGTTTTCAACTTTAACAAAAATAAGAACCTTTtcaattgatactattaaaatcaccctttatgacttcaaaaatgacatattttaacaactactaatattctaagcaattttaattcttcaatttttttattttgagattatttaaataacgtttggtaaagagagaaagttaatgtttagagagagaaaaaatatcTTTTATTAAATGCTTGATattacaagatttatttttttgcctaatacacaaataagcctttgaacttgtccaaatattgcaactgccccctccaactttcaattgtaacaacttaccccttaaacttgtccaattgtaaaacttAACCccattgagaattttttttaccccgtacttgaagcaaccgtaaaaacgtttccCCGGATTCAtgtcacgccaaagatctgattatcacactccacgagcgttgtagtatttgtatttcacgtgtttcttcaattgcagtccatgtcagcaatttagGGTTATGTattacaattagacaagtttgaggggtaagttgttaaaATTGAATGTTCGGGGGGAGGGGGGCAGtagcaacatttggacaagttcagggagttatttatgtattaggcctttattttttttcaattagaatacatattAGTCTTATTTTTGTCGGTAAACAACCAAATTGATATCATTTCCTAAACTATAGATCAAATTGATGCGTTTTTTTAAActatagataataattatgttaTTTTGGATAGAAAtgtaaaaatgagaaaatatatTACAAACCCGTTGTATATTTTATCAACTTTACCACAAAATACGGGAGATTCTCGCAACATAATTATTATTGAACACGCTAATGTTTAGAAATTTAGAAATGGCAGGTAATCAAATCCCATGTCCTTGGCCCGTGAGCCTCAACCTGCACCCATGAATCTATAACTCTTTTCATCGggttataaaaattattttttcctTCAATTCGCACAAATATTTCTCCTTCATATTGTATAACTCTTTCCATTTAAttgcatatatttttttttgtgaaatagAGAAGGTAgtgaaaataataaatcaatTTCCTTTAATTTCTCTTAATTCATATATTTACATTATTAATCTTCATTCTTaacttatttctttattttgtaacttttctaaattaacaacataaaaaagaTTTTTTCATAAGAACCACATCAACTCCTTAAAAAAAGGTTTGTTTATTTATAAGAAggtaaatatatattgaatgtaattaatataaatattattttatattatatatgaaGGTTTAAGGCAAAGATtagaaatatatatttgaaatattgaaatataaaaataattgtgTTATTTACAAGTGAAATCTATGGATCGACATTACCAACTAATGAAGCAAAGACCTTTAAcgaaaaattactaaaattgcatgacaatcATCATTCTCAACTTGTATATATTGCAATTAGAATGtaatattagtgctattttgtggctgatagaacaaattgatatcatTTCCCAAACTATTGACCAGATTGATGcgtttaaaatatagataaaaaCAATGTTATCTtggaaaaaatgtaaaaatatattacaaacGCGTTGTATATTTTATCGTATTTACCACAAAATACAAGATATTCTCCTAACGTAATTGTTACTGAACACTCTGGTGTTTAGAAATTTAGAAATGTCAGGGAATCGAATTTCCTAGCATTGGCATGTGAGTCTCAACGTGCACCCGTGAATCTACACTCTTTTCACCAGGTTATAAAAATtggtttttttctttcaattccCACAAATATTTCTCCTTCATATTATATGACTTTTTCCATTTAATTTCAAACATTTTTTGTGCAATAAAGAAGATAGTGAAAATAACAAATGAATTTCCTTTCATTTCTCATAATTCACATATTTACATTATTAATCTTCCTTTTTAActtatttctttcctttttaacTTTTCTAAATTGACCatctaaaaaatattttttcataagaaggtaaatatatattgaatGTAATTAAGGAGGGAAGTCTTTTGGACGTTCGGACGTGATGGGTCATTCGATGTCGAATGGTCTCAGAGGCTTTATCATAAGTCTCTCCTTTTGGTCAAGCTATAAGTCACACACGATGCTTTTTGAATGGTGTTGAAGAGGATGAGAGATACATTTGTGGGTTTGTGGGTTTGTGGATTTCATTTCGGCGTATGTGCTTGTGTGTTGTTTTATTTAAATGATTTTGACGGTTGATTGTCAGTAGTTGTCAGACCCGTTCCAAAATAAAATCAGATATGACATTGAGACATTACCACAAACATGTACGATTTGGAAATAACATCTCACAACTAGATGTTAAGAAATTCCAATTTGATTTGAAACTTAAGAAATGTTTTAGAACTTACTTTTACATTTAGAATAGGTCCAAAAATTGCTTACAATTTCCAGTtacgaatatgtttcttttgttttttattactaaaacgagtttaaaatagaaaaatatgcTCAAACTCACAAATTAATACCGTAATTCAACAATTCAATCCAAAATATTGTATATATAACTCCGCTAACTTTCAAGCTTGGTAACTCAAGTGCCTAAATACTCAGTAAGCCCAAAAATATGCATATatctacatgtacaaaatggtatGCAATTCCTAAAAGACGACTTAGACAACTATGGTTGTATCTAATCATCGCCTTATTGTGGAATACCTCCCTCAGTACCCCatacttcttcgcctaaaaacattaaaacatttgaaaatgtGAGATAGAAATCTTAATAAGCAACCATCAACTATAgaaactagttttttttttcttgttaaaatagctatatgtatacatttgtaAAAACATTTAAGCAAATCAAACCTTAAACTTTACAACTCgtaaataacatttttattcaattaaccaactaaaacataattataacaaataaccTCAAATTAAACTTAACCAAAACATAATGATCTTtatataaacactttactaaaaACCAAAGTTCAAATCACATTCAATATTGTATCCATCACTGAGTATCCTCTCGTATATCTATAACACGTAAACATATTCGAGAAGTCTCTTTAACCTtacctaatcccgtattggtcttactcaacattgTGCTTCCAATACCCAATTAGGTCTTTACCATGTGTACAAAGACCATGTTAGTCACtaaacatggtcttcaaatatcgaAACCACCCGTCCAGACTAGTCTCGATGGATACTAAATCATTTTCTATTAAATACCAACTAGATCAAAATTCACCACAAATTTCTACCAAAGTCCAATATCTATAAAGTTTCCCATCAAAAGATTCCCTCCAATTTTCAATTACACACTATTTTCACTTCCCCGCAAAAATTTGAGCCAATTTTCACTTCCCACTCATTCACCTATCACACTTTTTTCATTTCACACTCATTCACTTTACCATGTTATTCTCACGATCGACTCTTTTTCTTTCACCCCCATACGTCACAGTAACCCTAAAGGTTTCTCACTTTCTCACTTTCACTCTTATTCACAATCTCCATTTTACTCTCACTCGCAGTAACCCATTTCTTTTGCATTTTCCCTATGTTTCCGCATTGTAACCCTCTTGCCATTAAACTAATTACGTACTTCTAGGTTTCTCATCAGGCTTACGGTATTAAAGAATGATCTTGATTTCATGAGTCAAACGTTTTTAGGTCTTCTAACCTAACGGCTCACCTGAATCAACAATGCTCTTTCTTTTAGGTAACATCTGATTCTTCTGTaacttatttgtttttaatttatgcGTGTAATTTGCTTGTTATTT encodes:
- the LOC136217291 gene encoding mitogen-activated protein kinase kinase kinase 18-like, which gives rise to MEWKRGPLIGRGSTATVSLATFTSTGELFAVKSSQLSNSLSLQKEEFFLSKFRSPYLVEYVGHEITQENGDLIYNVCLEYAPAGTLSDEISRNGGWMDEPTIRLYTRNIILGLDYLHTKGLAHCDIKGQNILITKQGAKITDFGCTRFVEEVPVFCGTPAFVSPEVARGEEQGSPADVWALGCTIIEMATGKIPWSEYTDDPISALYKIGFSQEMPEFPMWLSEKGTDFLSKCLTRDPRERWTTKELLDHPFLDEKEISMYSSPYSLLDHDFWDSMDGLQSPNQDFEVEQDLSNRKSPAERMNSLIGSSFNWSEEWSSEDDTESALFMTSSNSILHELADNVESLPFHSLIM